A portion of the Fulvia fulva chromosome 1, complete sequence genome contains these proteins:
- a CDS encoding 60S ribosomal protein L10a, with the protein MSKITVAGVRTNVQALLEYSNETKKRNFLETVELQIGLKNYDPQRDKRFSGTVKLPKVPRPNMSICILGDQHDIDRAKHGGVDAMSSDDLKKLNKNKKLIKKLARKYDAFIASDSLIKQIPRLLGPGLSKAGKFPTPVSHADDLSGKITEVKSTIKFQLKKVLCMGVAVGNVDMTEDELIGNIMLAINYLVSLLKKGWQNVGSLTIKASMSPPKRLY; encoded by the exons ATGTCGAAGATCACGGTCGCTGGTGTGCGTACGAACGTACAAGCCCTCCTCGAGTACTCCAACGAGACCAAGAAGCGCAACTTCCTCGAGACTGTCGAGCTTCAGATCGGCCTCAAGAACTACGACCCGCAGCGTGACAAGCGTTTCTCGGGTACCGTCAAGCTCCCAAAGGTCCCACGTCCAAACATGAGCATCTG CATTCTCGGTGACCAGCACGATATCGATCGTGCCAAGCACGGAGGTGTCGACGCCATGTCTTCGGACGATCTCAAGAAGCTCAACAAGAACAAGAAGTTGATCAAGAAGCTCGCGCGCAAGTACGATGCCTTCATTGCTTCCGACTCCTTGATCAAGCAGATCCCCCGTCTCTTGGGCCCAGGTCTCTCCAAGG CCGGCAAGTTCCCAACCCCAGTCTCGCACGCCGACGATCTCTCTGGCAAGATCACCGAGGTCAAGTCCACCATCAAGTTCCAGCTGAAGAAGGTTCTGTGCATGGGTGTCGCAGTCGGCAACGTTGACATGACGGAGGATGAGCTCATCGGAAACATCATGTTGGCCATCAACTACCTCGTCTCCCTCCTGAAGAAGGGCTGGCAGAACGTGGGCAGCTTGACCATCAAGGCCAGCATGTCTCCACCAAAGCGTCTGTACTAG